A single region of the Chromatiales bacterium genome encodes:
- the ftsL gene encoding cell division protein FtsL: protein MTWRVMLPSLLALLVLASAVGVVATKHQSRKLFVELERLTVERDELNIDWGRLQLEQSTWSTHGRIEQVAHERLQMRLPGAAEIRIVVPDSGR, encoded by the coding sequence ATGACCTGGCGGGTGATGCTGCCGTCGCTGCTGGCCCTGCTGGTGCTGGCCTCGGCCGTGGGCGTGGTGGCGACCAAGCACCAGAGCCGCAAGCTCTTCGTCGAGCTGGAGCGGCTCACGGTGGAGCGCGACGAGTTGAATATCGACTGGGGGCGGCTGCAGCTGGAGCAGAGCACCTGGTCCACGCATGGACGCATCGAGCAGGTGGCGCATGAGCGGTTGCAGATGCGCCTGCCAGGGGCGGCGGAGATCAGGATCGTGGTGCCCGATTCGGGGCGGTGA
- a CDS encoding penicillin-binding protein 2: protein MRRVLVLGVFALGMLVLVGRAIDLQVLKQDFLRGQGDARHLRVVGMPAHRGMITDRNGEPLAISTPVDSVWANPRELSLADPRLPQLARLLELDQDDMLRRLAARETREFVYLRRHVSPELSARVQALELPGVALEREYRRYYPMGEVMAHVVGFTNIDDRGQEGLELAYDEWLAGVPGAKRVIKDRLGRVIENVEALRPPRAGKPLTLSVDRRIQYLAYRELKQAVQAEGARSGSIVVMDPRTGEVLAMANQPAFNPNTRRNLRGELYRNRGVTDVFEPGSTIKPFTIAAALEAGVYGPASQIDTGPGFVRVGGHTIRDVRNYGRIDLATVIRKSSNVGASKIALSLEPEALWSLYSQVGFGRITGAGFPGEAAGVMGDYSRWNEVERATLAFGYGLSVTPLQLAQAYSAIAADGMLYEATFLRREGAAPGRRAMRAETARQVRAMLEGVVSGEGTGLRAAIEGYRVAGKTGTARKSTVGGYAEDRYIAVFAGMAPASNPRLVVVVMINEPAREEYYGGHVAAPVFREVMTGALRLLNIPPDDLPALQARQPGRGGAA, encoded by the coding sequence ATGCGACGCGTGCTGGTGCTCGGGGTATTCGCCCTGGGCATGCTGGTGCTCGTCGGTCGCGCCATCGACCTGCAGGTCCTCAAGCAGGACTTCCTGCGCGGGCAGGGCGATGCCCGCCACCTGCGCGTGGTGGGCATGCCGGCCCACCGCGGCATGATCACCGACCGCAACGGCGAGCCGCTGGCCATCAGCACACCGGTGGACTCGGTCTGGGCCAACCCGCGCGAGCTGTCGCTCGCCGACCCGCGGCTGCCACAGCTGGCCCGGTTGCTGGAGCTGGACCAGGACGACATGCTGCGGCGTCTGGCGGCGCGCGAGACCCGCGAGTTCGTCTACCTGCGCCGTCACGTCAGCCCGGAACTCTCTGCCCGGGTGCAGGCCCTGGAGCTGCCGGGCGTGGCCCTGGAGCGCGAGTATCGCCGCTACTACCCCATGGGCGAGGTGATGGCCCACGTGGTCGGCTTTACCAATATCGACGATCGCGGCCAGGAGGGGCTGGAACTCGCCTACGACGAGTGGCTGGCTGGCGTGCCCGGTGCCAAGCGCGTGATCAAGGATCGCCTGGGTCGGGTGATCGAGAACGTCGAGGCGCTGCGCCCGCCGCGTGCCGGCAAGCCGCTGACCCTGTCCGTCGATCGCCGCATCCAGTATCTCGCCTATCGCGAGCTCAAGCAGGCCGTGCAGGCCGAGGGCGCGCGCTCCGGCTCGATCGTGGTGATGGACCCGCGTACCGGCGAGGTGCTGGCCATGGCCAACCAGCCGGCCTTCAACCCCAACACCCGTCGCAACCTGCGCGGCGAGCTGTATCGCAACCGTGGCGTCACCGACGTCTTCGAGCCGGGTTCGACCATCAAGCCGTTCACCATCGCCGCGGCGCTGGAGGCGGGCGTGTATGGCCCCGCCAGCCAGATCGACACCGGGCCGGGCTTCGTGCGGGTGGGCGGTCACACCATCCGCGACGTGCGCAACTACGGGCGCATCGATCTGGCGACCGTGATCCGCAAGTCGAGCAACGTGGGGGCGAGCAAGATCGCCCTGTCGCTCGAGCCGGAGGCCCTCTGGTCGCTCTACAGCCAAGTGGGGTTCGGGCGGATCACCGGCGCGGGCTTCCCGGGCGAGGCCGCCGGGGTGATGGGCGACTACAGCCGCTGGAACGAGGTCGAGCGGGCCACGCTGGCCTTCGGCTACGGCCTCTCGGTCACTCCCCTGCAGCTCGCCCAGGCCTACAGCGCCATCGCCGCCGACGGCATGCTGTACGAGGCGACCTTCCTGCGCCGCGAGGGCGCTGCCCCCGGGCGCCGCGCCATGCGGGCGGAGACGGCGCGCCAGGTGCGCGCCATGCTCGAGGGCGTGGTGAGCGGCGAGGGGACGGGCCTGCGTGCCGCCATCGAGGGCTACCGCGTGGCCGGCAAGACCGGTACGGCGCGCAAGTCCACGGTGGGCGGTTACGCCGAAGACCGTTACATCGCCGTGTTTGCCGGCATGGCCCCGGCCAGCAATCCGCGCCTGGTGGTGGTGGTGATGATCAACGAGCCGGCACGCGAGGAGTATTACGGCGGGCACGTGGCCGCGCCGGTGTTCCGCGAGGTGATGACCGGTGCCCTGCGCCTGCTCAACATCCCGCCGGATGATCTGCCCGCCCTGCAGGCGCGGCAGCCCGGCAGGGGAGGTGCGGCATGA